In one Denitratisoma sp. genomic region, the following are encoded:
- a CDS encoding c-type cytochrome, whose protein sequence is MNKTLFAAALALVLLTPAAFAQTAKSQPQAAKAPAANVDLKRAQEIVNGRCSLCHGAEGESASPIFPRLAGQHPEYIAKQLADFKNGRRKGTMNDQAAELTEDEMKALGVFFGDKKPKSYTVRDEDFGAVGRYIYHKGNPFSGVAACASCHGPKGDGTVQLPRLAGQHAAYLEGQLKEFNKRERTNDNAVMHAIASKLTELEVKAVSLYLSGM, encoded by the coding sequence GTGAACAAGACCTTATTCGCAGCCGCCCTCGCGCTTGTACTGCTGACGCCGGCCGCATTTGCCCAGACAGCCAAATCCCAGCCGCAGGCGGCCAAGGCGCCGGCGGCGAACGTGGACCTCAAGCGTGCGCAGGAGATCGTCAATGGCCGCTGCTCGCTGTGCCACGGCGCGGAAGGCGAGAGCGCCAGCCCGATTTTCCCGCGCCTGGCCGGCCAGCATCCCGAATACATCGCCAAGCAGCTTGCCGACTTCAAGAACGGCCGGCGCAAGGGCACCATGAACGACCAGGCCGCCGAACTGACCGAAGACGAGATGAAGGCGCTCGGCGTGTTCTTCGGCGACAAGAAGCCCAAGTCCTACACCGTCCGTGACGAGGACTTCGGTGCCGTCGGCCGCTACATCTACCACAAGGGCAACCCCTTCTCGGGCGTGGCCGCCTGCGCCAGCTGCCACGGGCCGAAGGGCGACGGCACAGTGCAGCTGCCGCGCCTGGCCGGCCAGCATGCCGCCTACCTGGAAGGACAACTGAAGGAGTTCAACAAGCGCGAGCGCACCAACGACAACGCCGTCATGCATGCCATCGCGTCGAAGCTCACCGAACTGGAAGTCAAGGCCGTTTCGCTGTATCTCAGCGGCATGTAA
- the dut gene encoding dUTP diphosphatase, with the protein MHRIDVRILDPRLKDNPPHYATPGSAGLDLRACVEAPVKLHPGDTRLIPSGIAIHLADPGLAALILPRSGLGHKHGIVLGNLTGLIDSDYQGEIFVSTWNRGRETFTINPMDRLAQMIVVPVLQVAFNIVDAFEETHRGEGGFGSTGKH; encoded by the coding sequence ATGCATCGCATCGACGTGCGGATCCTCGATCCGCGGCTGAAGGACAACCCGCCCCATTACGCCACGCCGGGTTCCGCCGGCCTCGACCTGCGCGCCTGCGTCGAGGCGCCGGTCAAGCTGCATCCGGGCGACACCCGGCTGATTCCCTCGGGCATCGCCATCCACCTGGCCGACCCGGGCCTGGCGGCACTGATCCTGCCGCGCTCGGGGCTGGGCCACAAGCACGGCATCGTGCTGGGCAACCTCACCGGCCTGATCGATTCCGACTACCAGGGCGAGATCTTCGTCTCCACCTGGAATCGCGGCCGCGAGACCTTCACCATCAATCCGATGGACCGTCTGGCGCAGATGATCGTCGTGCCGGTGCTGCAGGTGGCGTTCAACATCGTCGATGCGTTCGAGGAAACCCATCGCGGCGAGGGCGGTTTCGGCAGCACCGGCAAGCATTAA
- the coaBC gene encoding bifunctional phosphopantothenoylcysteine decarboxylase/phosphopantothenate--cysteine ligase CoaBC — MAELNGKRLVLGVTGGIAAYKAAELARLFVKDGAEVHAVLTRSGAQFVTPVTFQALTGKLAWCDQWDARMPDNMAHIELSRAADAVVVAPASADFLAKLAHGLADDLLSTLCLARDCPLIVAPAMNRQMWENPATQRNKSQLLQDGVVVLGPASGAQACGETGMGRMLEPEEIHDAVVGFFQPKVLAGRRVLLTAGPTFEALDAVRGLTNLSSGKMGFALARAARDAGAEVTLVCGPVAQPTPAGVSRVDVTSALEMHAAVMQRAAACDIFIGVAAVADYRPAEPVQEKIKKQDKPLQITLAPNPDILAEVAARPKAPFCVGFAAESRDLEKYAEGKRQKKKLALVVGNLVKDGLGGDSNAVVLFDEQGRHPLGPAPKIEIARGIVAHIGAMLAGNGGE, encoded by the coding sequence ATGGCTGAACTGAACGGAAAACGGCTGGTGCTCGGCGTCACCGGCGGCATTGCCGCCTACAAGGCGGCGGAGCTGGCGCGGCTGTTCGTCAAGGACGGTGCGGAAGTGCACGCCGTCCTGACGCGCTCAGGCGCGCAGTTCGTCACGCCGGTGACCTTTCAGGCGCTCACCGGAAAGCTGGCCTGGTGCGACCAGTGGGATGCGCGCATGCCCGACAACATGGCGCACATCGAATTGTCGCGCGCGGCCGATGCCGTCGTCGTCGCGCCGGCCTCTGCGGATTTCCTCGCCAAGCTGGCGCACGGCCTCGCCGACGACCTGCTGTCGACGCTGTGCCTGGCGCGCGACTGCCCCTTGATCGTGGCGCCGGCCATGAACCGCCAGATGTGGGAGAACCCCGCCACGCAGCGGAACAAAAGTCAGCTCCTGCAGGACGGCGTGGTCGTGCTTGGGCCGGCCTCGGGTGCGCAGGCCTGCGGCGAGACCGGCATGGGGCGCATGCTGGAGCCGGAGGAGATCCACGATGCGGTGGTCGGCTTCTTCCAGCCCAAGGTGCTGGCGGGCCGGCGCGTCCTGCTCACCGCCGGGCCGACCTTCGAGGCGCTCGACGCGGTGCGCGGCCTGACCAACCTCAGTTCCGGCAAGATGGGCTTCGCGCTGGCGCGCGCGGCGCGCGACGCCGGCGCCGAAGTCACCCTGGTGTGCGGGCCGGTGGCGCAGCCGACGCCGGCCGGCGTGAGCCGCGTCGACGTGACGAGCGCACTGGAAATGCATGCGGCGGTGATGCAGCGCGCCGCCGCCTGCGACATCTTCATCGGCGTGGCGGCGGTGGCCGACTACCGGCCGGCCGAGCCGGTGCAGGAGAAGATCAAGAAGCAAGACAAGCCGTTGCAGATCACGCTGGCGCCCAACCCGGACATCCTGGCCGAGGTGGCGGCGCGCCCGAAGGCGCCGTTCTGCGTCGGCTTTGCCGCGGAGAGCCGCGACCTGGAGAAGTACGCCGAGGGCAAGCGGCAGAAAAAGAAGCTGGCCCTGGTGGTCGGCAACCTGGTGAAGGACGGCCTCGGCGGCGACAGCAACGCGGTGGTCCTGTTCGACGAGCAGGGCCGGCATCCGCTGGGTCCCGCGCCGAAGATCGAAATCGCCCGCGGCATCGTCGCCCACATCGGCGCCATGCTCGCCGGCAACGGCGGAGAGTAA
- the radC gene encoding DNA repair protein RadC → MAITDWPESERPRERLLRHGAGALSDAELLAIFLRVGVKGASAVDLARTLLGHFGSLNRLFAASAQEFSTIPGMGSAKYAQLQAVLELARRALREEIAAGDALSSPRAVRDWLRLTLAALPHEVFMVLLLDAQNRLVAAEELFRGTLTQTSVHPREVVKLALSHNAAGAILAHNHPSGVAEPSRADEALTQALKQALALVDVKLLDHFIVAGAAEPLSFAERGLL, encoded by the coding sequence ATGGCGATCACGGACTGGCCGGAAAGCGAACGCCCGCGCGAGCGGCTCCTGCGGCACGGCGCCGGCGCGCTCTCCGATGCCGAGCTGCTCGCCATCTTCCTGCGCGTCGGCGTGAAGGGCGCCAGCGCCGTCGACCTCGCCCGCACGCTGCTCGGCCATTTCGGCAGCCTCAACCGCCTGTTCGCCGCCTCCGCGCAGGAGTTCTCGACCATCCCCGGCATGGGCAGCGCCAAGTACGCCCAGCTGCAGGCGGTGCTGGAACTGGCGCGCCGCGCCCTGCGCGAAGAGATTGCCGCCGGCGACGCGCTCTCCTCGCCGCGCGCCGTACGCGACTGGCTGCGCCTGACGCTTGCCGCGTTGCCGCACGAGGTGTTCATGGTGCTCCTGCTGGATGCACAGAACCGTCTGGTCGCCGCCGAGGAACTCTTCCGCGGCACGCTGACGCAGACCAGCGTGCATCCGCGCGAGGTGGTCAAGCTGGCCCTGTCGCACAACGCCGCCGGCGCCATCCTCGCCCACAACCATCCCTCCGGCGTCGCCGAGCCGAGCCGCGCCGACGAGGCCCTCACCCAGGCGCTGAAGCAGGCCCTCGCCCTGGTCGACGTCAAGCTGCTCGACCACTTCATCGTCGCCGGCGCCGCCGAACCGCTCTCCTTCGCCGAGCGCGGATTGCTCTAA
- a CDS encoding sulfite exporter TauE/SafE family protein has protein sequence METLGTAQYAYAFAVLSAAYFVRGVAGFGSGLIAIPLLLMWFPLPVAVPLVVALDYLASASQGIRDRQAICWAEIWPILPFAVLGVAAALYLLQTVDTRLLLKALAVFIIFYAMYTLSGKTPEGAHSRWWAVSAGGLGGLVGTAFGTGGPFYVAYLQMRKLDKTQFRATFAAIFLLDGANRLAGYFLTGILTLEFLKMLAMALPVMLAGIYLGGKVHASIGQEAFRRGISLLLLCSGAALLAK, from the coding sequence GGCGTCGCCGGCTTCGGTTCCGGGCTCATTGCCATCCCGCTGCTCCTGATGTGGTTTCCCCTGCCGGTGGCGGTCCCGCTGGTGGTGGCATTGGACTACCTGGCCTCCGCCAGCCAGGGCATCCGGGACCGGCAGGCGATCTGCTGGGCCGAGATCTGGCCCATCCTGCCGTTTGCCGTGCTGGGCGTTGCGGCGGCCCTCTACCTGCTGCAAACGGTCGATACGCGGCTGCTGCTGAAGGCCCTGGCCGTCTTCATCATCTTCTACGCCATGTACACCCTGTCGGGGAAGACGCCCGAGGGCGCGCACAGCCGCTGGTGGGCGGTGTCGGCGGGCGGATTGGGCGGGCTGGTCGGCACGGCATTCGGTACCGGCGGACCGTTCTACGTGGCCTATCTGCAGATGCGGAAGCTGGACAAGACGCAGTTCCGCGCCACTTTCGCCGCCATCTTCCTGCTCGACGGCGCAAACCGTCTGGCGGGCTATTTCCTGACGGGGATATTGACACTGGAGTTTCTCAAGATGCTGGCGATGGCGCTGCCGGTGATGTTGGCAGGCATCTATCTCGGGGGCAAGGTGCATGCCTCGATCGGCCAGGAGGCCTTTCGCCGCGGCATCAGCCTCCTGCTGCTCTGCAGCGGCGCTGCCCTGCTGGCGAAGTGA